CCTGCGGCGACATGGCGTCGAGCATGTCCACGAACGGGCCGGCGTCGGCCAAGTGTTCGCGCAGTGGCGGCACGTCCGGGTTCAGGCTGCCGAACACGAAGCCCTTGTAGCTTTCCAGGCGCGCGATGTGTTTGAGGTCGTGGTCCTGCCGCTCGAAGGCCGGCGGGTAGGCGCCCGTGGCGCGGTCCTTGATTTCCATGTTCCGGCCGGCCGAGTCGTACACCCAGCCGTGGTAGGGGCAGGTCAGGAACTTGCTGTTGCTCTTGGCGGTGCGGCACAGCGTGGCGCCGCGGTGCGCGCAGGCGTTCACGAAGCAGTGCAGCTTGCCGTCGCCGTCGCGGCTGACGATCACCGGCTGGCGGCCGATGTGGGTGGTGAAGTGATCGTGCGGCCTGGCCACCTGGCTTTCGTGGCACAGGTAGATCCAGGTGCCCTCGAAGATGTGCTTCATCTCCAGCTCGAACAGTTCTTCATCGGTGAACAGCTTGCGGCTGACCTCGAACAGGCCGTCCTGAGGGCGGTCGATCAGCAGCCGGTTCAGATCGTTGGGCGTCATGGGGGGCCTCCTGATAGGGAATCGTCGGTCGTCGCCACGCGGGCACGGCGGGATGTCGAATTGTGCCACGGGCGTCCGAGCGTCACTGTTCGGGGCGCCTGGCGGCCCGGAGACGGTCCGGCGACGCGCTAGAATCGCGAACTTTTTCGTTCCGGACCGGGCCCATGACGCTGCTGTGGATCGTGCTTTTCACGCTGCTGGGCGGCGCCGCCAGTGCCGGCGCGGCCGGTGCCCTGCTGCTGGTGCCGGATCGGCTGCGTGAACGCCTGCTGCCGTCGCTGGTCAGCTACGCGGTGGGCGCCATGCTGGCGGCGGCGTTCCTGGGGCTGTTGCCGGAGGCCTTCGAGTATCCCGGCACCACCCCGCAGCAGGTCACCGGCGTCCTGCTGGGCGGCATCCTGCTGTTCTTCGTGCTGGAAAAATTCGTGCTGTGGCGCCATTGCCACACCGACGCCTGCGCCGCCCACGGCAGCCATGCGCCGCTGGCCACGGCGCGGCCCTGGCGGGCGGCCGGCACGCTGGTGCTGGTCGGCGACAGCGTGCACAACCTGATCGACGGCGTGCTGATCGCGGCGGCCTTCCTGACCGACACGCGCCTTGGCGTGCTGACGGCGCTGGCCATCGTGGCGCACGAGATTCCGCAGGAAATCGGCGACGTGGCGGTGCTGGTGCACAGCGGCTACTCCCGCGGCAAGGCCATGCTCTTCAACCTGCTGACCAACCTGCCGACCCTGATCGGCGGTGTGGTCGCCTACTTCGCGCTCGAGACGCTGCACGGCGCGCTGCCCTATGTGCTGACGCTGGCGGCGGCGAGCTTCATCTACATTGCCGTCGCTGACCTGATCCCGGACCTGCACCGCCGGCCGGAGCCGGCCGCCACGCTGGCGCAGGTGCTGCTGATCGGCGCCGGTATCGGCACCATCGTGCTCAGTCACCTCGCGCTGGAGCACTGGTTGCACTGATCGGGGCGACGGATCTGCCCCGCCGACGGGCCAGGCATCGCGGACCGGCGCAGATCAAGCAGCCCTCAGGTCGGTTCAATCTCGCGCAGATGCCGGCCCACGGCCAGCGCCGCGCCGGCCAGGCCCAGGCCGCCACCCAGCAGCAGCAGGCCGAGGCTGCCGAAGAGCCCCGGCGTGGCCAGGCGCAGCGCCGAGCCGTACAGGCCGGCCAGCGTGCGTACCGGACCGGCCAGGCCGGCGTTGACCGCGACCAGCAGCAGTACCGCCACCAGCCCGCCGGTGAGGCCCTGCAGCAGGCCCCAGTACAGGAACGGCCGGCGGATGAAGGCGTCCGTACCGCCGATGAGCTTGGTGATTTCGATTTCCGCCCGCCGGTTGAAGATGGCCAGGCGAATGGTGTTGCCGGTCACCAGCACCACGCCGGCCCCCAGCAGCCCGGCGAAGGCCCACAGCGTGCGTTTGCCCAGTTCCAGCAGGGCATTCAGGCGCCGCACCCAGTCCAGGTCGGACTGCACATCGTCGACCTGCGGCAGCGCGTGCAGCCGCTCGGCGAGGCGTGCCAGCGTTGCCTCGTCGGCGGGGGCCTGCGGTGTCACTACCAGCGCGGCCGGCAGTGGATTCTCGCCGAGCAGGGCCAGCGCCTCGCCCAGGCCCGAACTGCGTTCGAACTCGGCCAGCGCCTGGGCGCGGTCGATCAGGGTCACGTCGGCCTGCCCGGCCAGGTCCTTGCGCAGCTTGCCGGCCAGGGCGCTGGCCTCGGCATCCGGCAGGTCGGCCTTCAGATAGGCGGTCAGGCGTGCGTCGCCGTCCCAGGCGGCGGTGGCCTGGCGCAGCGTGGTAAGGCCCAGCAGCAGGCTCGCCGGCAGCGCCAGACTGACGCCGATCACCAGCGCCGTCAGCAGCGTGTTCATGCGCTGGCGGTACAGCTGGCCGAGGCTGCCGATCAGCGCCTGCAGGTGGCGTTCGAGGTAGCGGGGCACGGCTGAATCTACACGTCGCTGACCAGGCTGCCGGCGTGCAGGGTCAGCGTGCGGGCGTCCATTTCTTCGATCAGGGCGTGGTCGTGGCTGGCGATCAACACTGCCACGCCGACCTGGTTGAAGTCCCGAAACAGGCGCATCACCTCGCGCGACAGCTCCGGGTCGAGGTTGCCGGTCGGCTCGTCGGCCAGCAGCAGTGGCGGCCTTGCGACCAGCGCGCGGGCGATGCCGACCCGCTGCTGCTCGCCGCCGGACAGGGCCTGCGGGGTGCTGCGCTCCTTGCCGAGCAGACCGACCTTGTCGAGCGCGGCGCGCACGCGGCGACCGACTTCCGGGCCGTGGTGGCCGGCCACCACCAGCGGCAGGGCCACGTTGTCGGCCACGCTGAGCTCCGGCAGCAGCTTGTGGTCCTGGAAGATGATGCCGATACCGCGCCGGTAGTACGGCAGGCGGCGGCGGGACAGGCGCGCCAGATTCTGGCCGTTGACCAGCGCCTGACCGCGGCTGGGTTTCTCGATGCCGGCGATCAGCTTCAGCAGGGTGCTCTTGCCGGCGCCGGAATGGCCGGTGACGAAGGCGATCTCGCCCGCTTCCAGCGTGAAACTGATGTCCTTGAGGGCGTCGCCGCCGTTGGCGTAGCGCTTGCTGACGTGCTCGAAGCGGATCATGCGGGGCTGTCGGTATCCCGACTCAGCAGCGCCTCGACGAAATCCTGGGCCACGAACGGGCGCAGATCGTCGGCCTTCTCGCCGACGCCGATGAAGCGGATCGGCAGGCCCAGCTGACTGGCGATGGCCAGCACCACCCCGCCCTTGGCGGTGCCGTCGAGCTTGGTCAGCACGAGGCCGGTGACGCCGATCGCCTCGTTGAACTGGCGCGCCTGCACCAGGGCGTTCTGGCCGTTGCCGGCGTCGAGCACCAGCAGCGTTTCGTGCGGCGCGGCGGGGTCGAACTTGCCCATCACGCGGCGGATCTTGCGCAGCTCGTCCATCAGCCCGGCCTGCGTGTGCAGGCGTCCGGAGGTGTCGGCGATCACCACGTCGGCACCGCGGCTGCGCGCCGCCAGCAGCGCGTCGTAGATCACGGCCGCCGGATCGGCGCCCGGCTGCTGGGAAATCACCGGCACGCCCAGGCGCTCGCCCCACACCTTGAGCTGCTCGACGGCGGCGGCGCGAAAGGTGTCGCCGGCCGCCAGCACCACCTGCTTGCCCTCGGACTTCAGGCGCTGCGCCAGTTTGCCGATGGTGGTGGTCTTGCCGGCGCCGTTGACGCCGGCCATGAGGATGACGTGCGGGCGCGCAGTGAAGACCGGTGCCGGCACCTCGCACGGGGCCAGCAGCTTGAGCATGCGTTCCTTGAGCGCCGCCAGCACGGCCTCGCCGTCGGCCAGTTCGTGGCGCGCCAGGCGGTCGTTCAGGTCGTCGACCAGCGCCGTGGTGGCCTCGACGCCGGCGTCGGCGCCCAGCAACAGGGTTTCGATTTCCTCGACCGTGAGGGCGTCGATGCTGCGCCGGCCGAGCACCAGGTCGGCAATGCCGCCGCCCAGGCGTTCGCGGGTGCGCGAGAGGCCCTGACGCAGGCGGGCGAACAGGCCCGGCCGGGATGAGTCGGTCATGGAGCGGGATGCAACCGTGCAGGCGAATCGGTGGTCAAAGGCCGCGTCGGCCTTGCCCGGTTATGCTAACACCGGCGCCACGGCCGGCCGTGGCGCCCCCATCGACAGGAGCTTTCCGGTGAAACGCATTCTCAGCGCCCTGCTGCTGGCAGGTGCGCCGCTGTACGCGGCTACCCCAGCGACCACCGCCGCGGTGTCCGCCGCTTCGGGAACCCAGGAGCAGACCCTGGGCAATGGCATGAAGGTCATCGTGCGCGAGGACCACCGCGCGCCGGTGGTGGTCACGCAGGTCTGGTACAAGGTCGGCAGCAGCTACGAGCCGGGCGGCCTGACCGGCGCCTCGCACGTGCTCGAACACATGATGTTCAAGGGCACCGAGCGCCTGGCGCCGAACGAGTTCTCGCGCATCATTGCCGAGAACGGCGGCGAGGAAAACGCCTTCACCGGCAGCGATTACACGGCCTATTTTCAG
This Immundisolibacter cernigliae DNA region includes the following protein-coding sequences:
- a CDS encoding ZIP family metal transporter; this encodes MTLLWIVLFTLLGGAASAGAAGALLLVPDRLRERLLPSLVSYAVGAMLAAAFLGLLPEAFEYPGTTPQQVTGVLLGGILLFFVLEKFVLWRHCHTDACAAHGSHAPLATARPWRAAGTLVLVGDSVHNLIDGVLIAAAFLTDTRLGVLTALAIVAHEIPQEIGDVAVLVHSGYSRGKAMLFNLLTNLPTLIGGVVAYFALETLHGALPYVLTLAAASFIYIAVADLIPDLHRRPEPAATLAQVLLIGAGIGTIVLSHLALEHWLH
- the ftsX gene encoding permease-like cell division protein FtsX, whose protein sequence is MPRYLERHLQALIGSLGQLYRQRMNTLLTALVIGVSLALPASLLLGLTTLRQATAAWDGDARLTAYLKADLPDAEASALAGKLRKDLAGQADVTLIDRAQALAEFERSSGLGEALALLGENPLPAALVVTPQAPADEATLARLAERLHALPQVDDVQSDLDWVRRLNALLELGKRTLWAFAGLLGAGVVLVTGNTIRLAIFNRRAEIEITKLIGGTDAFIRRPFLYWGLLQGLTGGLVAVLLLVAVNAGLAGPVRTLAGLYGSALRLATPGLFGSLGLLLLGGGLGLAGAALAVGRHLREIEPT
- the ftsE gene encoding cell division ATP-binding protein FtsE, with amino-acid sequence MIRFEHVSKRYANGGDALKDISFTLEAGEIAFVTGHSGAGKSTLLKLIAGIEKPSRGQALVNGQNLARLSRRRLPYYRRGIGIIFQDHKLLPELSVADNVALPLVVAGHHGPEVGRRVRAALDKVGLLGKERSTPQALSGGEQQRVGIARALVARPPLLLADEPTGNLDPELSREVMRLFRDFNQVGVAVLIASHDHALIEEMDARTLTLHAGSLVSDV
- the ftsY gene encoding signal recognition particle-docking protein FtsY, translating into MTDSSRPGLFARLRQGLSRTRERLGGGIADLVLGRRSIDALTVEEIETLLLGADAGVEATTALVDDLNDRLARHELADGEAVLAALKERMLKLLAPCEVPAPVFTARPHVILMAGVNGAGKTTTIGKLAQRLKSEGKQVVLAAGDTFRAAAVEQLKVWGERLGVPVISQQPGADPAAVIYDALLAARSRGADVVIADTSGRLHTQAGLMDELRKIRRVMGKFDPAAPHETLLVLDAGNGQNALVQARQFNEAIGVTGLVLTKLDGTAKGGVVLAIASQLGLPIRFIGVGEKADDLRPFVAQDFVEALLSRDTDSPA